The proteins below come from a single Streptomyces tubercidicus genomic window:
- the ilvC gene encoding ketol-acid reductoisomerase, which produces MAELFYDDDADLSIIQNRKVAVIGYGSQGHAHALSLRDSGVDVRVGLHEGSKSKAKAEEQGLRVVTPAEAAAEADVIMILVPDPIQAKVYEESIKDHLKDGDALFFGHGLNVRFGFIKAPANVDVCMVAPKGPGHLVRRQYEEGRGVPCIAAVEQDASGNAFALTLSYAKGIGGTRAGVIKTTFTEETETDLFGEQAVLAGGASALVKAGFETLVEAGYQPEIAYFECLHELKLIVDLMYEGGLEKMRWSISETAEWGDYITGPRIITDQTKAEMKKVLAEIQDGTFANNWMAEYNAGLPKYNEYKKADEDHLLETTGKKLRKLMSWVDDEA; this is translated from the coding sequence GTGGCCGAGCTGTTCTATGACGACGATGCCGACCTGTCCATCATCCAGAACCGCAAGGTCGCGGTCATCGGCTACGGCAGCCAGGGCCACGCCCATGCACTGTCGCTGCGTGACTCGGGTGTCGATGTGCGGGTCGGTCTGCACGAGGGCTCCAAGTCGAAGGCCAAGGCAGAGGAGCAGGGCCTGCGTGTGGTGACGCCGGCCGAGGCGGCGGCCGAGGCCGACGTCATCATGATCCTGGTGCCGGACCCGATCCAGGCCAAGGTCTACGAGGAGTCCATCAAGGACCACCTCAAGGACGGCGACGCGCTGTTCTTCGGTCACGGTCTGAACGTTCGCTTCGGCTTCATCAAGGCCCCGGCCAATGTCGACGTGTGCATGGTCGCCCCCAAGGGCCCGGGCCACCTCGTGCGCCGCCAGTACGAAGAGGGCCGCGGCGTGCCGTGCATCGCGGCCGTCGAGCAGGACGCGTCCGGCAATGCCTTCGCGCTGACGCTGTCGTACGCCAAGGGCATCGGCGGCACCCGCGCCGGCGTCATCAAGACCACCTTCACCGAGGAGACCGAGACCGACCTGTTCGGTGAGCAGGCCGTGCTCGCCGGTGGCGCCTCGGCGCTGGTCAAGGCCGGCTTCGAGACCCTGGTCGAGGCGGGCTACCAGCCCGAGATCGCGTACTTCGAGTGCCTCCACGAGCTGAAGCTGATCGTGGACCTCATGTACGAGGGCGGCCTGGAGAAGATGCGCTGGTCGATCTCCGAGACCGCCGAGTGGGGCGACTACATCACCGGCCCCCGCATCATCACCGACCAGACCAAGGCCGAGATGAAGAAGGTGCTCGCCGAGATCCAGGACGGCACCTTCGCCAACAACTGGATGGCCGAGTACAACGCCGGTCTGCCGAAGTACAACGAGTACAAGAAGGCCGACGAGGACCACCTGCTCGAAACCACGGGCAAGAAGCTCCGCAAGCTGATGAGCTGGGTGGACGACGAGGCGTAA
- the serA gene encoding phosphoglycerate dehydrogenase codes for MSSKPVVLIAEELSPATVDALGPDFEIRHCNGADRAELLPAIADVDAVLVRSATKIDAEAIAAARKLRVVARAGVGLDNVDVSAATKAGVMVVNAPTSNIVTAAELACGLLVATARNIPQANTALKNGEWKRSKYTGVELSEKTLGVVGLGRIGVLVAQRMSAFGMKVVAYDPYVQPARAAQMGVKLLTLDELLQVSDFITVHLPKTPETVGLIGNEALHKVKPSVRIVNAARGGIVDEAALASALKEGRVAGAGLDVYAVEPCTDSPLFEFDQVVATPHLGASTGEAQEKAGIAVARSVRLALAGELVPDAVNVQGGVIAEDVKPGLPLAERLGRIFTALAGEVAMRLDVEVYGEITQHDVKVLELSALKGVFEDVVDETVSYVNAPLFAQERGVEVRLTTSSESPEHRNVVTVRGTLAGGDEVSISGTLAGHKNIQKIVAVGEHSVDLSLADHMAFLRYSDRPGVVGTVGKILGEAGINIGNMQVSRADVGGEALVALTVDDTIPPNVLSEIAEEIGATSVRAVNLGD; via the coding sequence GTGAGCTCGAAACCTGTCGTACTGATCGCCGAAGAGCTGTCGCCCGCCACCGTCGACGCCCTCGGCCCGGACTTCGAGATCCGGCACTGCAACGGCGCTGACCGTGCCGAGCTGCTCCCCGCCATCGCCGATGTCGACGCCGTCCTCGTGCGCAGCGCGACGAAGATCGACGCCGAGGCCATCGCCGCCGCCAGGAAGCTGCGGGTCGTCGCCCGCGCGGGCGTGGGCCTGGACAATGTCGATGTCTCCGCCGCCACCAAGGCCGGCGTGATGGTCGTCAACGCCCCGACCTCCAATATCGTCACCGCCGCCGAGCTGGCCTGCGGTCTGCTGGTCGCCACGGCCCGCAACATCCCCCAGGCGAACACCGCCCTGAAGAACGGCGAGTGGAAGCGCAGCAAGTACACCGGCGTCGAGCTCAGCGAGAAGACCCTCGGTGTGGTCGGCCTCGGCCGGATCGGCGTGCTGGTCGCCCAGCGGATGTCGGCGTTCGGCATGAAGGTCGTCGCCTACGACCCCTACGTCCAGCCGGCCCGTGCCGCGCAGATGGGCGTCAAGCTGCTGACCCTCGATGAGCTGCTCCAGGTCTCGGACTTCATCACCGTGCACCTCCCCAAGACGCCGGAGACCGTCGGCCTCATCGGGAACGAGGCGCTGCACAAGGTCAAGCCCTCGGTCCGGATCGTCAATGCCGCGCGGGGCGGGATCGTCGACGAGGCGGCGCTGGCCAGCGCGCTGAAGGAGGGCCGGGTGGCCGGCGCGGGCCTGGACGTCTACGCCGTCGAGCCCTGCACGGACTCCCCGCTCTTCGAGTTCGACCAGGTCGTCGCCACCCCGCACCTCGGTGCGTCGACGGGTGAGGCGCAGGAGAAGGCCGGTATCGCGGTCGCCAGGTCGGTGCGGCTGGCGCTGGCCGGCGAGCTGGTGCCGGACGCGGTCAACGTCCAGGGCGGAGTGATCGCCGAGGACGTCAAGCCGGGACTGCCGCTGGCCGAGCGGCTCGGCCGGATCTTCACCGCGCTGGCCGGTGAGGTCGCCATGCGCCTCGATGTCGAGGTGTACGGCGAGATCACCCAGCATGACGTCAAGGTGCTCGAACTCTCCGCGCTCAAGGGCGTGTTCGAGGACGTCGTGGACGAGACGGTGTCCTACGTCAACGCTCCGCTGTTCGCGCAGGAGCGCGGGGTGGAGGTGCGGCTGACGACCAGCAGCGAGTCGCCCGAGCACCGCAATGTGGTGACCGTGCGCGGCACCCTCGCGGGCGGCGACGAGGTGTCGATCTCCGGCACCCTGGCCGGCCACAAGAACATCCAGAAGATCGTCGCGGTCGGTGAGCACTCCGTCGACCTGTCGCTCGCCGATCACATGGCGTTCCTGCGCTACAGCGACCGCCCCGGTGTCGTCGGCACCGTCGGCAAGATCCTGGGCGAGGCGGGCATCAACATCGGCAATATGCAGGTCTCGCGGGCCGATGTCGGTGGTGAGGCGCTGGTCGCGCTGACCGTCGACGACACGATTCCGCCGAACGTGCTCAGCGAGATCGCCGAGGAGATCGGCGCGACCTCGGTGCGTGCGGTGAACCTCGGCGACTGA
- a CDS encoding PRC-barrel domain-containing protein, with the protein MNAPLGDAPQSLTGLHVVDAEGTKVGKVQQVYRDDATNEPEWVTVRTGLFGMKETFIPLAGAQRSGDELHVPHAKATIKAAPRIDANGHLDPSEEAELYRHYGMTRPGGGGDEGDEPQ; encoded by the coding sequence ATGAATGCACCCCTGGGTGATGCCCCGCAGAGCCTGACCGGTTTGCATGTGGTCGATGCGGAGGGCACCAAGGTCGGCAAGGTCCAGCAGGTCTACCGGGACGATGCCACCAACGAGCCCGAGTGGGTCACGGTGCGTACCGGGCTGTTCGGCATGAAGGAGACCTTCATCCCGCTCGCCGGTGCCCAGCGGTCCGGCGATGAACTGCATGTTCCGCACGCCAAGGCGACCATCAAGGCGGCGCCGAGGATCGACGCCAATGGCCATCTCGACCCCTCCGAGGAGGCCGAGCTGTACCGCCATTACGGGATGACCCGGCCGGGTGGGGGTGGTGACGAGGGCGACGAGCCGCAATGA
- the ilvN gene encoding acetolactate synthase small subunit yields MSKHTLSVLVENTPGILARIAALFSRRGFNIDSLAVGVTEHPDISRITIVVSVESLPLEQVTKQLNKLVNVLKIVELEPGAAIQRELVLVKVRADNETRSQIVEIVQLFRAKTVDVSPEAVTIEATGSSEKLEAMLKMLEPYGIKELVQSGTIAIGRGARSITDRSLRALDRTA; encoded by the coding sequence ATGTCCAAGCACACGCTCTCCGTCCTGGTGGAGAACACCCCCGGCATCCTCGCCCGGATCGCCGCCCTGTTCTCCCGCCGCGGCTTCAATATCGACTCCCTCGCGGTCGGGGTCACCGAGCACCCCGACATCTCCCGTATCACCATCGTGGTCAGCGTCGAGTCGCTGCCGCTGGAGCAGGTCACCAAGCAGCTCAACAAGCTCGTCAACGTCCTGAAGATCGTCGAGCTGGAGCCCGGCGCCGCCATCCAGCGCGAACTGGTCCTGGTCAAGGTCCGCGCCGACAACGAGACCCGCTCGCAGATCGTCGAGATCGTCCAGCTCTTCCGTGCCAAGACCGTCGACGTCTCGCCCGAGGCCGTCACGATCGAGGCCACCGGATCCAGTGAAAAGCTGGAGGCGATGCTCAAGATGCTGGAGCCGTACGGCATCAAGGAACTGGTGCAGTCCGGGACCATCGCCATAGGCCGTGGCGCCCGGTCCATCACCGACCGCTCGCTGCGCGCACTGGACCGTACGGCCTGA